From Streptomyces cyaneogriseus subsp. noncyanogenus, the proteins below share one genomic window:
- a CDS encoding tetratricopeptide repeat protein produces the protein MPSPQPPPSGRSAELRRRFAGQARSGRPDLAALCLLVGAQADGTLDEAGLDAAQMELDRLAGELPFRPGGPRDWAVALRELLGDRYGFHGSAADYRRLESSLLHEVLRRRRGLPILLSVVWMEVARRAGAPVYGVALPGHFVVGFGPQEEQVLADPFDGGRVLTGNDAELLVAGATGAPLEPSMLAPADPLEVVLRILNNIRAWAAARPERTDVALWAVELSLLLPSHPARLRHERAELLVQRGEFLRGAAELDAYAEVLAAVDEPAAERVRGQARAARALLN, from the coding sequence CTGCCCTCCCCCCAGCCACCGCCGTCCGGGCGCTCCGCCGAGCTGCGGCGGCGGTTCGCCGGCCAGGCCCGCTCCGGGCGGCCGGACCTGGCGGCGCTGTGCCTGCTGGTGGGCGCGCAGGCGGACGGGACACTGGACGAGGCGGGCCTGGACGCCGCCCAGATGGAGCTGGACCGGCTCGCCGGTGAGCTGCCGTTCCGGCCCGGCGGGCCGCGCGACTGGGCGGTGGCGCTGCGGGAGCTCCTCGGCGACCGGTACGGATTCCACGGATCGGCCGCGGACTACCGGCGTCTGGAGTCGTCGCTGCTGCACGAGGTGCTCAGGCGGCGGCGCGGGCTGCCGATCCTGCTGTCGGTGGTGTGGATGGAGGTGGCCCGCCGGGCGGGCGCGCCGGTGTACGGGGTGGCGCTGCCCGGGCACTTCGTCGTCGGCTTCGGGCCCCAGGAGGAGCAGGTGCTCGCGGACCCGTTCGACGGGGGGCGGGTGCTGACGGGGAACGATGCGGAGCTGCTGGTGGCGGGGGCCACGGGGGCGCCGCTGGAGCCGTCGATGCTGGCGCCCGCCGATCCGCTGGAGGTGGTGCTGCGGATCCTGAACAACATCCGGGCGTGGGCGGCGGCCCGCCCCGAGCGGACGGACGTCGCGCTGTGGGCGGTGGAGCTGTCGCTGCTGCTGCCCTCGCACCCGGCGCGGCTGCGCCACGAGCGGGCGGAGCTGCTCGTGCAGCGCGGCGAGTTCCTGCGGGGCGCGGCGGAGCTGGACGCGTACGCCGAGGTGCTCGCGGCGGTCGACGAGCCGGCGGCGGAGCGGGTGCGGGGGCAGGCGCGGGCGGCGCGGGCCCTGCTGAACTGA
- a CDS encoding GNAT family N-acetyltransferase translates to MEISAAGRLEVRITAADVGKRVSVRRLAEPAAPGEKFTDTVGVLTSWDNGVLVITRKGGETVRIPQSALVAGKVVPPAPARRRGPAASWEELERIAARAWQPVLRERLGAWELRAASGFTRRANSVLPLGDPGLPLDEALGVVRRWYGERGLPAYVQTATGAEGAQEMLCAELERRGWRREVTAELWTAALAPVADRAAGAGVVLARTADEAWLARYQRKGVSEVALRVLGAGPSVWFATVPGEGEVPAAIGRCVVDGRWAGFAAVEVDPAARRRGLATEVMAALARRALDEGASAAWLQVENENAGARALYAGMGFSAHHAYHHYREPDPAALGGGAP, encoded by the coding sequence GTGGAAATCTCTGCCGCCGGGCGTCTCGAGGTCCGTATCACCGCCGCTGACGTGGGAAAACGGGTCTCGGTGCGGCGGCTCGCCGAACCGGCCGCGCCGGGTGAGAAGTTCACCGACACGGTCGGGGTTCTCACATCATGGGACAACGGTGTGCTGGTGATCACACGAAAGGGCGGCGAGACCGTCCGCATTCCCCAGTCCGCACTGGTCGCGGGCAAGGTCGTGCCGCCCGCCCCGGCGCGCCGCCGGGGCCCGGCCGCCTCGTGGGAGGAGCTGGAGCGGATCGCCGCCCGGGCGTGGCAGCCGGTTCTCCGCGAGCGGCTCGGCGCCTGGGAGCTGCGCGCCGCCTCCGGGTTCACCCGGCGGGCCAACTCGGTGCTGCCGCTGGGCGATCCGGGGCTGCCGCTCGACGAGGCGCTCGGCGTCGTACGGCGGTGGTACGGCGAGCGCGGCCTGCCCGCGTACGTGCAGACCGCGACCGGGGCGGAGGGCGCGCAGGAGATGCTCTGCGCGGAGCTGGAGCGGCGGGGCTGGAGGCGGGAGGTGACCGCCGAGCTGTGGACGGCGGCGCTCGCCCCGGTCGCCGACCGGGCCGCGGGGGCGGGGGTCGTGCTGGCGCGGACCGCCGACGAGGCGTGGCTCGCCCGGTACCAGCGCAAGGGCGTGAGCGAGGTGGCGCTGCGGGTGCTGGGAGCGGGGCCGTCGGTGTGGTTCGCGACGGTGCCGGGTGAGGGGGAGGTGCCGGCCGCGATCGGACGGTGCGTGGTGGACGGGCGGTGGGCCGGTTTCGCGGCCGTCGAGGTCGATCCGGCGGCGCGGCGGCGCGGGCTGGCCACGGAGGTGATGGCGGCGCTGGCCCGGCGGGCCCTGGACGAGGGGGCGTCGGCCGCGTGGCTCCAGGTGGAGAACGAGAACGCGGGGGCGCGGGCGCTGTACGCCGGGATGGGTTTCTCGGCGCACCACGCGTACCACCACTACCGGGAACCGGACCCGGCCGCCCTGGGAGGCGGAGCCCCGTGA
- the fdxA gene encoding ferredoxin produces MTYVIAQPCVDVKDKACIEECPVDCIYEGQRSLYIHPDECVDCGACEPVCPVEAIFYEDDVPEEWKDYYKANVEFFDELGSPGGASKLGLIERDHPFVAALPPQGE; encoded by the coding sequence GTGACCTACGTCATCGCGCAGCCTTGTGTCGACGTCAAGGACAAGGCGTGCATCGAGGAGTGCCCGGTCGACTGCATCTACGAGGGCCAGCGGTCCTTGTACATCCACCCGGACGAATGCGTCGACTGCGGAGCCTGTGAGCCGGTCTGCCCGGTCGAGGCGATCTTCTACGAGGACGACGTGCCGGAGGAGTGGAAGGACTACTACAAGGCGAACGTCGAGTTCTTCGACGAGCTCGGCTCGCCCGGCGGCGCCAGCAAGCTGGGGCTGATCGAGCGCGACCACCCGTTCGTCGCCGCACTGCCGCCGCAGGGCGAGTAA
- a CDS encoding bifunctional succinyldiaminopimelate transaminase/glutamate-prephenate aminotransferase has product MSAVTDRLPTFPWDKLAPYKATAAAHPDGIVDLSVGTPVDPVPELIQKALVAAADSPGYPTVWGTPALRDAITGWVERRLGARGVTHHHVLPIVGSKELVAWLPTQLGLGPGDTVAFPRLAYPTYEVGARLARAAYEVYDDPTELDPAHLKLLWLNSPSNPTGRVLSQRELTRIVAWAREHGVLVFSDECYLELGWEADPVSVLHPDVNGGSYEGIVAVHSLSKRSNLAGYRAAFLAGDPAVLGPLLEIRKHGGMMTSAPTQAAVVAALGDDEHVRVQRERYAARRTALREALLAHGFRIEHSEASLYLWATRGESCWDTVAHLAEHGILVAPGDFYGPAGERFVRVAFTATDERVRAAVERLARA; this is encoded by the coding sequence GTGTCCGCAGTCACCGACCGTCTCCCCACCTTCCCCTGGGACAAGCTGGCGCCGTACAAGGCGACGGCCGCCGCCCACCCGGACGGCATCGTCGACCTCTCCGTCGGCACCCCGGTGGACCCGGTGCCCGAGCTGATCCAGAAGGCGCTCGTCGCGGCGGCCGACTCGCCCGGCTATCCGACCGTCTGGGGCACGCCCGCACTGCGCGACGCGATCACCGGCTGGGTCGAGCGCCGCCTCGGCGCCCGGGGCGTCACCCACCACCACGTCCTGCCGATCGTCGGCTCCAAGGAACTGGTCGCCTGGCTCCCTACCCAGCTCGGCCTCGGCCCCGGCGACACGGTGGCCTTCCCGCGCCTGGCCTACCCGACGTACGAGGTCGGCGCCCGCCTGGCCCGCGCCGCCTACGAGGTCTACGACGACCCGACCGAGCTGGACCCGGCCCACCTCAAGCTGCTCTGGCTCAACTCCCCGTCCAACCCCACGGGCCGGGTGCTGTCCCAGCGGGAGCTGACCCGGATCGTCGCCTGGGCCCGCGAGCACGGCGTCCTGGTCTTCTCCGACGAGTGCTACCTGGAGCTGGGCTGGGAGGCCGACCCGGTCTCGGTCCTGCACCCGGACGTCAACGGCGGCTCCTACGAGGGCATCGTGGCCGTCCACTCCCTGTCCAAGCGCTCCAACCTGGCCGGCTACCGCGCCGCCTTCCTGGCCGGCGACCCGGCCGTCCTCGGCCCTCTGCTGGAGATCCGCAAGCACGGCGGCATGATGACGTCGGCCCCCACCCAGGCGGCCGTGGTGGCGGCCCTCGGCGACGACGAGCACGTCCGCGTCCAGCGCGAGCGCTACGCCGCCCGCCGCACGGCCCTGCGCGAGGCGCTCCTCGCCCACGGCTTCCGCATCGAGCACAGCGAGGCCAGCCTCTACCTGTGGGCCACCCGCGGCGAGTCCTGCTGGGACACCGTGGCCCACCTGGCCGAGCACGGCATCCTGGTGGCGCCGGGCGACTTCTACGGGCCCGCGGGCGAGCGCTTCGTGCGGGTCGCCTTCACCGCGACCGACGAGCGGGTGCGGGCCGCGGTGGAGCGGCTGGCCCGGGCCTGA
- a CDS encoding heavy metal transporter: MPEPSPTVTVTRRGRLLRLGSAFVVLLAVAGYLAVQYVTGGTGAPGCKVVSGKGDGATYEFSPEQAVNAATITAVGTARGLPERAVTIALATALQESALRNIGHGDRDSLGLFQQRPSQGWGTPKEIMDPAYAAGKFYDHLVEVPGYTRLPLTVAAQRVQRSGFPQAYAKHEPDATLLAAALTGRSAATLTCEGRPDATPDEGADAVRAALARDFGHEVLQPAGARVDGASSPAASPSPGGTGTAGAGKSDGRTVTLPVTADPAVAGRGAAQRGWQLAHWAVANASALHIKRVTYAGREWTAGNTDSRWRPAGGGTEGGAEETEDAVGAAGAESTGPVRIVTAP; this comes from the coding sequence GTGCCAGAGCCGTCTCCCACCGTCACCGTCACTCGCCGTGGCCGCCTCCTGCGTCTCGGGTCGGCCTTCGTGGTCCTGCTCGCGGTCGCCGGTTACCTCGCGGTGCAGTACGTCACCGGCGGCACGGGCGCACCGGGATGCAAGGTCGTCTCCGGCAAGGGCGACGGGGCGACGTACGAGTTCTCCCCGGAGCAGGCGGTGAACGCGGCGACGATCACCGCCGTGGGCACCGCGCGCGGCCTGCCGGAGCGGGCCGTGACGATCGCGCTGGCGACCGCGTTGCAGGAGTCCGCGCTGCGCAACATCGGCCACGGCGACCGCGACTCCCTCGGCCTGTTCCAGCAGCGGCCCTCGCAGGGCTGGGGCACCCCGAAGGAGATCATGGACCCGGCGTACGCGGCCGGGAAGTTCTACGACCATCTGGTCGAGGTGCCCGGCTATACGCGGCTGCCGCTGACCGTGGCCGCGCAGCGGGTGCAGCGCAGCGGCTTCCCGCAGGCGTACGCCAAGCACGAGCCGGACGCCACGCTGCTGGCCGCCGCTCTCACCGGCCGGTCCGCCGCCACGCTGACCTGCGAGGGGCGCCCGGACGCGACCCCGGACGAGGGTGCCGACGCCGTCCGCGCCGCGCTGGCGCGGGACTTCGGGCACGAGGTGCTCCAGCCGGCCGGAGCGCGGGTGGACGGGGCGTCCTCGCCCGCCGCCTCGCCGTCCCCGGGCGGCACCGGCACGGCGGGCGCCGGGAAATCCGACGGGCGGACCGTGACCCTGCCGGTGACCGCCGACCCGGCGGTGGCCGGACGCGGCGCCGCGCAGCGCGGCTGGCAACTGGCGCACTGGGCGGTGGCCAACGCCTCCGCGCTGCACATCAAGCGGGTCACCTACGCCGGCCGGGAGTGGACCGCCGGGAACACCGACAGCCGCTGGCGCCCGGCCGGCGGCGGCACGGAGGGCGGCGCGGAGGAGACGGAGGACGCCGTGGGCGCCGCGGGGGCCGAGAGCACGGGTCCGGTCCGGATCGTCACTGCGCCTTAG
- the dapE gene encoding succinyl-diaminopimelate desuccinylase, with amino-acid sequence MADTPLDLALDAAKLTAQLVDFPSVSGSEKPLADAIETALRALPHLTVDRYGNNVVARTDLGRPERVILAGHIDTVPIADNVPSRLDDDGVLWGCGTCDMKAGVAVQLRIAATVPAPNRDLTFVFYDNEEVAADLNGLGHVAEARPEWLRGDFAVLLEPSDGQVEGGCQGTLRVLLKTAGERAHSARGWMGSNAIHAAAPILARLAAYEPRYPVIDGLEYREGLNAVGISGGVAGNVIPDECVVTVNFRYAPDRTPEEAVAHVREVFADCGVTEFVVDDHSGAALPGLSHPAAAAFIEAVGGTPQPKYGWTDVSRFSALGIPAVNYGPGNPHLAHKRDERVEIAKILAGEERLRAWLTA; translated from the coding sequence ATGGCCGACACCCCGCTTGACCTCGCCCTGGACGCGGCGAAGCTCACCGCCCAGCTCGTCGACTTCCCCTCCGTCAGCGGCTCCGAGAAGCCCCTCGCGGACGCGATCGAGACCGCCCTGCGCGCGCTGCCGCACCTGACGGTCGACCGCTACGGCAACAACGTGGTGGCCCGCACCGACCTGGGCCGGCCGGAGCGGGTCATCCTCGCCGGGCACATCGACACCGTGCCCATCGCGGACAACGTGCCCTCGCGGCTGGACGACGACGGGGTGCTGTGGGGCTGCGGCACCTGCGACATGAAGGCGGGCGTCGCCGTGCAACTGCGCATCGCGGCCACCGTCCCGGCCCCCAACCGCGACCTGACCTTCGTCTTCTACGACAACGAGGAGGTCGCCGCCGACCTCAACGGCCTGGGACACGTGGCCGAGGCCCGCCCCGAGTGGCTCCGGGGCGACTTCGCGGTGCTCCTGGAGCCCTCGGACGGGCAGGTGGAGGGCGGCTGCCAGGGCACCCTGCGGGTGCTGCTGAAGACCGCGGGGGAGCGGGCCCACTCCGCGCGCGGCTGGATGGGCTCCAACGCGATCCACGCGGCGGCGCCGATCCTGGCGCGCCTGGCCGCCTACGAGCCCCGGTACCCGGTCATCGACGGCCTGGAGTACCGCGAGGGCCTCAACGCGGTGGGCATCTCGGGCGGAGTGGCCGGCAACGTCATCCCCGACGAGTGCGTGGTGACCGTCAACTTCCGCTACGCGCCGGACCGTACGCCCGAGGAGGCCGTCGCCCACGTCCGCGAGGTGTTCGCCGACTGCGGGGTGACCGAGTTCGTGGTGGACGACCACAGCGGCGCGGCCCTGCCCGGGCTCTCCCACCCGGCCGCGGCGGCGTTCATCGAGGCGGTCGGCGGCACCCCGCAGCCCAAGTACGGCTGGACGGACGTCTCCCGCTTCTCCGCCCTGGGCATCCCGGCGGTCAACTACGGCCCCGGCAACCCGCACTTGGCCCACAAGCGCGACGAACGGGTGGAGATCGCCAAGATCCTGGCGGGGGAGGAGCGTCTGCGGGCCTGGCTGACCGCCTGA